In Paenibacillus stellifer, the DNA window ACATGCACCTTGTCGATATTCCGGGAACGGAAAGACTGTTCGATCGCCTGAGCCACTTTGGCGTGGCCGCCGCCATACGCCGCCGATACAATTAGCACCACAGGATCGTGATTCATGGGAAGTCTCCTTTTTCAGGGATATATGAAGCCACCGCTTCCATAATCATTAAATACCCTTTAGTAATCCCAACTGCTAAAAGTATAATGCGCCTCACACCCAAAACATGAAAAACCTGCCGCAAAAGATATCGCGACAGGTTTTTTTCACCGGATATAATTGTCCAAAGCCTTGTTGAGGTCCTCCAGAACTCTGGATTCGTTGCCATGATGAACAGCTTTGACCACGCAGTTCTCCAAATGGTCCTTGAGAAGCAGCTTGGCCGCCTTGTCCAGCGCTTTCTGCACGGCGGCAATCTGCAGCAGCACCTCCGAGCAGTCCCTGTCGCCTGCGGTCATTTCTTTCACAGCCCGCACATGGCCTTCGATCTTCGCCAGTCGGTTGACGATCTGTTTCCGGTACTTGTGCTCATAATCGTCTTCATGTATGCCGGATTCATGCTCCATTACGGACACCCCTCCAGCCCGCTTCAGCAGGCCTGATTGTATGTCTTCATTATAGCAAGTGAAAGTCTAAAGGGAAAATGGTGGAACAACCCTTAGCTGTG includes these proteins:
- a CDS encoding metal-sensing transcriptional repressor, whose protein sequence is MEHESGIHEDDYEHKYRKQIVNRLAKIEGHVRAVKEMTAGDRDCSEVLLQIAAVQKALDKAAKLLLKDHLENCVVKAVHHGNESRVLEDLNKALDNYIR